The Shewanella mangrovisoli genome has a window encoding:
- the recR gene encoding recombination mediator RecR gives MKFSPLLDELIQSLRCLPGVGPKSAQRMAFQLLERDRKAGLKLASALSSAMSDIGHCQSCRTYTEESLCPICASHKRGSSSTICVVETPADVLAIEAGGHFTGRYFVLLGHLSPLDGVGPEELGLALLERHLASGDVAELILATNPTVEGEATAHFIADMARRHKVVISRIAHGVPVGGELEYVDSTTLALSFNGRIPL, from the coding sequence ATGAAATTTAGTCCCCTGCTTGACGAGTTAATTCAGTCCCTGCGCTGTTTGCCAGGGGTTGGGCCGAAATCGGCTCAACGTATGGCGTTTCAATTGCTTGAGCGCGATAGAAAAGCTGGGCTTAAATTAGCCTCGGCACTGTCGAGTGCCATGAGCGATATCGGTCATTGTCAGTCTTGCCGAACCTACACTGAAGAAAGCCTCTGTCCGATTTGTGCTAGCCATAAACGCGGGTCTTCGTCGACGATTTGTGTGGTCGAAACGCCGGCCGATGTGTTAGCCATTGAAGCGGGTGGACATTTTACTGGTCGCTACTTTGTATTGCTGGGCCATTTATCACCACTCGATGGGGTGGGGCCTGAGGAGTTAGGCTTGGCGCTATTAGAGCGTCACTTAGCCTCGGGCGATGTTGCCGAGCTTATCCTCGCGACCAATCCCACGGTAGAAGGTGAGGCCACCGCCCACTTTATTGCCGATATGGCACGGCGCCATAAGGTGGTGATCAGCCGTATCGCCCACGGCGTCCCCGTGGGGGGCGAACTGGAATATGTCGACAGCACCACCTTAGCGCTGTCCTTCAATGGGCGTATCCCGCTGTAG
- a CDS encoding YbaB/EbfC family nucleoid-associated protein: MFGKGGMGNLMKQAQMMQERMAKMQEEIARMEMVGESGAGLVKVTMTGSHTVRKVEIDPSLMEDDKEMLEDLIAAACNDAARRIEENQKAKMAEVTGGMQLPPGMKMPF, from the coding sequence ATGTTTGGAAAAGGCGGTATGGGCAATCTGATGAAACAAGCCCAGATGATGCAAGAAAGAATGGCAAAAATGCAGGAAGAAATTGCCCGCATGGAAATGGTTGGTGAATCAGGTGCAGGTCTGGTTAAAGTGACCATGACTGGCTCACACACAGTGCGTAAAGTCGAAATTGATCCAAGCTTGATGGAAGACGATAAAGAGATGCTGGAAGATTTGATTGCCGCAGCCTGTAACGATGCCGCGCGTCGTATCGAAGAAAATCAGAAAGCTAAAATGGCCGAAGTGACTGGCGGTATGCAATTACCACCAGGCATGAAAATGCCATTTTAA
- the dnaX gene encoding DNA polymerase III subunit gamma/tau — translation MSYQVLARKWRPATFEQMVGQSHVLHALTNALTQQRLHHAYLFTGTRGVGKTSLARLFAKGLNCEKGVTASPCGVCGSCVEIAQGRFVDLIEVDAASRTKVDDTRELLDNVQYRPTRGRFKVYLIDEVHMLSRSSFNALLKTLEEPPEHVKFLLATTDPQKLPVTVLSRCLQFNLKSLTQQEIGTQLQHILTQEQLPFEHEALTLLAKAANGSMRDALSLTDQAIAFGGGTVMLNQVQSMLGSIDEQHVLRLLKALTDADIGVLMQSCAQVLAYGADAQEVLRSLLELLHQITLTQFAPAAAQQSLYSAQIQAFAEQLAPEQVQLYYQILLTGRKDLPHAPDPKSGLEMALLRAVAFVPEKPVKRWQVEDAAKVSLPAQQPMSATPASNMPAVEQAVNQAVAEKKTLLTAERDSQALPQATMSEPMVKSENATASQQALSAEDMLAVDDAIDDEAELNAALIAEQQVILSQAESQGFGASSEAVSSTEAVSTPEAKADSSAESSSVSMPASNIDAEHNLAATVDTASVDQKPSSAALTAAVALSHDHVEEKTQASVNENADAVAPDEYSAEDYGQYDYAAAPLDAYQDDYSQFMAEEQGGFSGMEDSSFNRDSTQSIDLRDVVHESAADQKSQSIGESLASTTSQASTPPASTTTMSLEDDDILSAVLAARDSLLSDLDALSTKEGDGKKPAAEVKPKTPSQNAHIAPVSHATSQNTPSVDASIKLQVVSHASDNDFELPFDDDFEAELHLDSQSNVTPTQPLDPNDRPPWEEAPVVGMDDANASAASSNLQRETAVVPQTTVDDLGAATVAAQMSPTDSEATLVGQEAVQESESAAQSPEINTAPQPPQALTPQLTQQQIQQPTQPQDAVQSQSSETVQPTSSTALTLAQSITGHPLDLHWYKLMASLEIGGRVRQLAVNSICQLQANPLPLLLKPDQKHLAAPVAIEQLEHALTAALGNPRQVEVVIGTDPARETPLEMRKRFHQELLQQARQSLMMDDNVQWLINRFGAELDQDTLLYPPELLAQRSGLIPALPEPE, via the coding sequence ATGTCATATCAGGTGTTAGCCAGAAAATGGCGCCCTGCCACATTCGAACAGATGGTCGGCCAAAGCCACGTGTTGCACGCGCTCACGAATGCGTTAACGCAACAACGTTTACACCATGCTTATCTTTTTACGGGTACTCGCGGTGTGGGCAAGACCAGTTTGGCGCGCCTCTTCGCCAAAGGCCTCAACTGTGAAAAGGGCGTAACGGCTTCCCCCTGTGGTGTGTGTGGCAGCTGTGTCGAAATTGCCCAGGGCCGCTTTGTTGACTTGATCGAAGTCGATGCCGCTTCGCGCACTAAGGTCGATGACACCCGTGAACTCTTAGATAATGTGCAATATCGTCCGACCCGTGGCCGTTTTAAGGTCTACCTGATTGACGAAGTACACATGCTCTCCCGTAGCAGTTTTAATGCGCTGCTAAAAACCCTCGAAGAACCGCCAGAGCATGTGAAATTTTTACTGGCGACGACCGATCCGCAAAAGCTGCCGGTGACTGTGTTATCCCGCTGCCTGCAATTTAATTTAAAGAGCTTAACCCAGCAGGAAATTGGCACTCAGCTACAACATATTTTAACTCAAGAGCAATTGCCCTTTGAGCACGAAGCATTAACTCTGCTCGCCAAAGCTGCCAATGGCAGTATGCGTGATGCCTTAAGTTTGACCGATCAGGCCATTGCCTTTGGTGGTGGCACGGTAATGCTCAATCAAGTGCAATCTATGCTGGGCAGCATCGATGAGCAGCATGTGCTGCGCTTGCTCAAAGCCTTAACCGATGCCGATATTGGCGTATTGATGCAAAGCTGCGCACAGGTGCTCGCCTATGGCGCGGACGCCCAAGAAGTGCTGCGCAGTTTACTGGAATTATTGCATCAAATTACCCTGACTCAATTTGCACCTGCCGCTGCGCAGCAATCCCTTTACAGCGCGCAAATTCAGGCCTTTGCCGAGCAGTTAGCGCCGGAACAAGTGCAGTTGTATTACCAGATTTTACTGACTGGCCGTAAAGACTTACCCCATGCGCCGGATCCTAAATCGGGCCTTGAAATGGCGCTGCTCCGAGCCGTGGCATTTGTTCCCGAAAAGCCTGTGAAACGTTGGCAGGTTGAAGACGCTGCTAAGGTGAGTTTGCCTGCTCAGCAGCCAATGTCTGCGACGCCCGCATCAAATATGCCTGCGGTTGAACAGGCCGTTAATCAGGCTGTGGCTGAAAAAAAAACTCTGCTAACCGCTGAGCGTGACTCACAGGCTCTGCCACAGGCTACAATGTCTGAGCCTATGGTTAAGAGTGAGAACGCTACAGCTTCGCAACAAGCCTTATCTGCTGAGGATATGTTAGCTGTCGATGATGCGATTGATGATGAGGCTGAACTGAATGCCGCATTAATTGCCGAGCAGCAAGTGATCTTAAGCCAAGCCGAAAGCCAAGGCTTTGGCGCAAGTTCCGAGGCGGTGTCGAGTACTGAGGCAGTCTCAACTCCAGAAGCAAAAGCTGACTCAAGCGCTGAGTCGAGCTCAGTTTCTATGCCTGCATCGAATATTGATGCCGAGCATAATCTGGCAGCAACAGTGGATACTGCTAGCGTTGACCAGAAGCCTTCTTCAGCGGCATTAACAGCAGCTGTTGCCTTATCTCATGATCATGTCGAGGAAAAAACTCAAGCGAGTGTTAATGAGAATGCTGATGCGGTAGCGCCAGACGAATATTCCGCTGAGGATTACGGACAATACGATTATGCCGCTGCGCCGCTCGATGCCTATCAGGATGATTATTCACAATTTATGGCTGAGGAGCAGGGCGGATTCTCTGGCATGGAAGATAGTTCGTTTAATCGCGACAGTACTCAGTCTATCGACCTTAGGGATGTTGTGCATGAGTCTGCTGCGGACCAAAAATCGCAGTCTATTGGCGAAAGCTTAGCTTCAACAACCTCTCAGGCTTCAACACCTCCAGCGTCAACTACTACTATGTCCCTCGAGGATGACGATATTTTATCGGCGGTATTAGCTGCGCGTGACTCCTTGTTATCCGATCTTGATGCGCTCAGCACCAAGGAAGGTGATGGAAAAAAGCCGGCAGCGGAAGTTAAGCCTAAAACCCCGAGCCAGAATGCGCATATCGCGCCAGTCTCTCACGCGACTTCACAAAACACGCCTTCAGTTGATGCATCTATCAAGCTGCAAGTGGTTAGTCACGCGTCCGATAACGACTTTGAGCTACCCTTTGACGATGATTTCGAGGCCGAGCTCCATCTTGACTCACAATCAAATGTCACGCCAACTCAGCCGCTTGATCCAAACGATCGCCCTCCATGGGAAGAGGCGCCCGTCGTGGGGATGGATGATGCCAACGCATCGGCTGCAAGTTCTAACCTACAGCGTGAAACCGCTGTTGTGCCGCAAACAACTGTTGATGATTTAGGCGCTGCGACCGTCGCCGCTCAAATGTCGCCAACGGATAGCGAGGCGACACTGGTTGGGCAAGAGGCTGTGCAAGAGAGCGAGTCAGCTGCGCAAAGCCCTGAGATTAATACGGCGCCGCAGCCGCCTCAGGCACTTACACCACAACTAACGCAGCAACAAATACAGCAACCGACTCAGCCACAAGATGCGGTGCAGTCACAGTCAAGCGAGACGGTACAACCAACGTCATCCACTGCATTAACATTGGCGCAATCGATTACAGGGCATCCCTTAGACTTGCACTGGTATAAGCTCATGGCGAGCCTAGAGATTGGCGGCCGTGTGCGTCAGTTGGCGGTAAACTCGATTTGTCAGCTGCAGGCTAACCCTTTGCCGTTACTACTAAAACCCGACCAGAAACACTTGGCGGCGCCCGTGGCGATTGAGCAGTTAGAGCATGCACTGACCGCCGCGTTGGGGAACCCGAGGCAGGTTGAGGTGGTCATAGGAACTGATCCCGCTCGGGAAACGCCCTTAGAGATGCGCAAACGTTTTCACCAAGAGTTACTGCAGCAGGCACGCCAATCGCTGATGATGGACGATAATGTGCAATGGCTGATTAACCGTTTTGGCGCCGAGCTGGATCAGGATACCTTACTCTATCCGCCCGAGTTGTTAGCCCAGCGTAGCGGACTTATTCCCGCACTACCTGAGCCCGAGTAA
- the apt gene encoding adenine phosphoribosyltransferase, whose protein sequence is MAMNTETLSLIKQSIKTIPNYPKEGILFRDVTSLLENAAAYKATIDLLVEQYRNKGFTKIVGTEARGFLFGAPLALELGIGFVPVRKPGKLPRATISQSYELEYGHDSLEIHTDAITANDKVLVVDDLLATGGTIEATVKLIRQLGGEVQDAAFVISLPDLGGEARLTALGLELVKLCEFEGE, encoded by the coding sequence ATGGCTATGAATACAGAAACCTTATCCTTGATAAAGCAAAGCATTAAAACGATTCCTAATTATCCTAAGGAAGGGATTCTATTTCGCGATGTGACCAGTCTGCTGGAAAATGCCGCGGCCTATAAAGCGACTATCGATTTATTAGTTGAGCAATATCGCAATAAAGGCTTTACCAAGATTGTGGGCACCGAAGCCCGTGGTTTCTTATTTGGTGCGCCTTTAGCACTGGAATTAGGCATTGGTTTTGTGCCAGTACGTAAGCCTGGTAAGTTGCCACGCGCGACTATTAGCCAAAGCTATGAGCTGGAATATGGCCACGATAGCCTTGAAATCCATACTGATGCGATTACGGCGAATGACAAAGTATTGGTGGTTGACGATTTGCTGGCCACCGGCGGCACTATCGAAGCCACAGTCAAACTTATCCGCCAACTGGGTGGTGAAGTGCAAGATGCGGCCTTTGTGATTTCATTACCTGATCTCGGTGGCGAAGCCCGTTTAACGGCCTTAGGTCTTGAGTTGGTTAAACTTTGTGAGTTTGAAGGCGAATAA
- a CDS encoding YbaN family protein, producing MILKRGLFLLIGCLALGLGLLGIVLPLLPTVPFILLAAFCFARSSERLHQWLMTHPWFADALTQWQEHRAMRPGLKRRAMWLTGLSFSISILVVPIVWVKLLLLTMAGGLLWYLKTIPEIES from the coding sequence ATGATATTGAAACGCGGTTTGTTTTTATTGATAGGTTGCTTGGCGTTGGGCCTTGGACTGCTGGGTATCGTATTGCCTCTACTACCGACAGTGCCGTTTATTCTTTTGGCGGCTTTTTGTTTTGCCCGCTCAAGCGAGCGATTACACCAGTGGCTGATGACACACCCTTGGTTTGCCGATGCGCTCACCCAGTGGCAAGAGCACAGGGCGATGCGCCCCGGGCTTAAGCGACGGGCGATGTGGCTCACAGGGCTCAGTTTTAGCATTAGCATTCTGGTGGTTCCCATCGTATGGGTAAAGTTGCTGCTGCTCACCATGGCGGGCGGATTACTTTGGTATCTTAAAACCATTCCTGAAATCGAATCCTAG
- a CDS encoding HvfC family RiPP maturation protein, which translates to MEFKQVQQSFIDYIRDPQNPVPSGVPLERMQVYRELFFNNVMGFVSNAFPVLKSLYSDVQWQALVQAFFSQHDCKSPIFIDIAGEFLQFLQFQYSPAESDPPFMLELAHYEWLELRVATAQQTSEQVLLSKEDILQRHLCLATTASVAQYQYPVQQIRQDYRPTEPLPQPVFFCLYQDEAGEVGFLQLTPVSAQVLGYLAEQGQSRLDDILNWLQQIYPQMQTEILTQGCIQLLEQLAVKGIVRGI; encoded by the coding sequence ATGGAATTTAAGCAAGTACAGCAGTCTTTTATCGATTATATTCGCGATCCACAAAACCCAGTGCCAAGCGGTGTGCCCCTCGAGCGGATGCAGGTTTACCGAGAGCTCTTTTTTAATAATGTGATGGGCTTTGTCTCCAATGCCTTTCCCGTTCTCAAAAGTCTCTATAGCGATGTACAGTGGCAAGCCTTAGTGCAGGCTTTCTTCAGTCAACACGATTGTAAGTCCCCAATTTTTATTGATATTGCCGGAGAGTTTTTACAGTTTCTGCAGTTTCAATATTCGCCAGCAGAAAGTGATCCGCCCTTTATGTTGGAACTGGCGCACTATGAATGGCTCGAGCTGCGAGTGGCAACCGCGCAGCAAACGAGTGAGCAAGTATTGCTATCCAAAGAGGATATTCTGCAACGTCATCTATGTTTAGCAACAACGGCGAGTGTGGCCCAGTACCAGTATCCGGTGCAGCAGATCCGCCAAGATTATCGCCCCACAGAGCCACTGCCGCAGCCGGTGTTTTTCTGTCTCTATCAGGATGAGGCGGGCGAGGTGGGCTTCTTACAATTAACACCGGTAAGTGCGCAAGTGCTGGGGTATTTGGCTGAACAAGGGCAGAGCCGCCTCGATGACATACTCAACTGGCTGCAACAGATTTACCCACAAATGCAAACGGAGATCTTAACCCAAGGTTGTATTCAATTACTCGAGCAACTCGCCGTCAAAGGGATAGTGCGCGGGATTTAA
- a CDS encoding HvfB family MNIO-type RiPP peptide maturase has product MQESGLVGLGLRREMLSEFCQALPTAIDFLEVAPENWMTLGGKYSKQFRQLTEQHTFFCHGLSLSIGSPAPLDLEFIRQVKAFMDLHQIEVYSEHLSYCSGGGHLYDLMPIPFTDDAVKHVATRVKQVEDILERPLILENISFYAAPSAQMSEQAFLTAVLEEADCKLLLDVNNIYVNSINHQYDAEAYLKAMPTERIAYLHIAGHYQQSETLLIDTHGSDINDPVWALLEKCYAQHGVLPTLLERDFNLPETVLLLDEINQIHAYQTRAKNRLDKRIA; this is encoded by the coding sequence ATGCAAGAGAGTGGATTGGTTGGATTAGGCTTACGGCGTGAAATGCTCAGTGAGTTTTGCCAAGCGCTGCCAACGGCTATCGATTTTTTAGAGGTCGCCCCTGAAAACTGGATGACGCTCGGTGGAAAATACAGCAAGCAATTTAGGCAGCTTACTGAGCAACATACTTTTTTCTGTCATGGTCTATCACTCTCTATCGGCAGTCCTGCACCTTTAGATTTGGAGTTTATCCGCCAAGTGAAGGCGTTTATGGATCTGCACCAAATTGAAGTCTATTCGGAGCATTTAAGTTATTGCTCGGGTGGCGGTCATTTATACGATCTCATGCCCATCCCCTTTACCGATGACGCAGTTAAGCATGTGGCAACGCGGGTCAAACAAGTGGAGGATATTTTAGAGCGACCTTTGATCCTCGAGAATATTTCCTTTTATGCCGCCCCGAGCGCACAGATGAGTGAGCAGGCGTTTTTAACCGCAGTATTAGAAGAAGCCGATTGTAAGCTGCTGTTAGATGTGAATAATATCTATGTGAACTCGATAAATCATCAATACGATGCCGAGGCTTATTTAAAGGCCATGCCAACGGAGCGCATCGCCTATTTGCATATCGCAGGGCATTACCAACAGTCTGAAACCTTGCTGATCGACACCCATGGCAGCGACATCAACGATCCGGTTTGGGCATTGTTGGAAAAGTGCTATGCCCAGCATGGCGTCTTACCGACGCTGCTCGAGCGTGACTTTAATTTGCCCGAAACGGTGCTGTTATTGGATGAGATTAATCAAATCCATGCCTATCAAACGCGGGCGAAAAATCGTTTGGATAAGAGGATTGCCTGA
- a CDS encoding HvfA family oxazolone/thioamide-modified RiPP metallophore: MKSVKQTAVAVALGTVVVGSAFVVNAQTNPFGFETMEAGYQIVGSEGKCGEAKCGGDMKKAAAEKAKEGKCGEGKCGGEMKKAAAEKAKEGKCGEGKCGGDMKKAVADKAHEGKCGEAKCGGDMKKTAEKVEAKVDAVKKEMK, encoded by the coding sequence ATGAAGTCAGTTAAGCAAACAGCCGTTGCAGTGGCGTTAGGTACAGTGGTGGTCGGTTCTGCGTTCGTCGTGAATGCGCAAACCAACCCATTCGGATTTGAAACCATGGAAGCGGGTTATCAAATCGTCGGTTCAGAAGGTAAATGTGGCGAAGCTAAATGCGGCGGCGATATGAAAAAAGCTGCAGCCGAAAAAGCCAAAGAAGGTAAGTGTGGTGAAGGCAAGTGTGGTGGCGAGATGAAGAAAGCAGCTGCTGAAAAAGCCAAAGAAGGTAAATGCGGCGAAGGTAAATGTGGTGGCGACATGAAGAAAGCCGTTGCCGATAAAGCCCACGAAGGTAAATGTGGTGAAGCGAAATGCGGTGGTGATATGAAGAAAACCGCTGAAAAAGTCGAAGCTAAGGTCGATGCTGTCAAAAAAGAAATGAAATAA
- a CDS encoding tRNA-dihydrouridine synthase gives MRVILAPMEGVVDDLMRDILSSINPYDLLVTEFVRVVDQLLPEKVFLKLCPELLNGGFTPSGTPVRVQLLGQEPNCMAENAMRAIELGSHGVDANFGCPAKMVNRSNGGAVLLQYPNTIHDIVRAMRQAVPAEHPVTAKIRLGYEDKSLFMENALAVYEAGATELAIHARSKVDGYKPPAYWEYITEVRERLPIPVIANGEIWNREDAKRCMAVTGCDSIMIGRGAISLPNLADTIKTGAAPYSWADTLGLMLSYTQRELSGRKSDYYPARIKQWFSYLNRQYPEADTLFRELRIYKTTEEIVRVLEEAQQRLGE, from the coding sequence GTGCGCGTAATTTTGGCTCCGATGGAAGGCGTGGTTGACGACTTAATGCGAGATATTTTGTCCTCAATTAACCCCTACGATTTGCTCGTCACCGAATTTGTGCGCGTGGTTGACCAACTCTTACCCGAAAAAGTGTTCCTCAAACTCTGCCCCGAACTGCTCAATGGCGGCTTTACCCCTTCGGGCACGCCGGTTCGCGTACAGCTTTTAGGGCAAGAGCCCAACTGCATGGCCGAAAACGCAATGCGCGCGATTGAGCTTGGCTCCCACGGCGTCGATGCTAACTTTGGTTGCCCCGCTAAGATGGTGAACCGCAGTAATGGCGGCGCGGTGTTGCTGCAATACCCTAATACGATTCACGATATTGTGCGCGCCATGCGCCAAGCCGTGCCCGCCGAGCATCCGGTGACGGCGAAAATTCGTTTAGGCTACGAAGACAAATCCCTGTTTATGGAGAATGCGCTAGCCGTTTATGAAGCGGGCGCGACTGAGCTGGCTATCCATGCCCGCAGTAAGGTCGATGGTTATAAACCTCCCGCCTACTGGGAATACATCACCGAAGTGCGCGAGCGTTTGCCCATTCCAGTCATTGCCAATGGTGAGATTTGGAACCGAGAGGATGCAAAGCGTTGTATGGCGGTAACAGGCTGCGACAGCATTATGATTGGCCGCGGCGCGATTTCGCTGCCCAATCTTGCCGATACCATTAAGACTGGCGCGGCCCCCTACAGCTGGGCCGACACCTTAGGCTTGATGCTAAGCTACACCCAACGCGAACTGAGCGGCCGTAAGAGTGATTATTATCCCGCGCGAATTAAGCAGTGGTTTAGTTACTTGAATCGCCAATACCCCGAGGCGGACACCCTGTTTAGGGAGCTGCGCATCTATAAGACTACTGAGGAAATTGTGCGAGTGCTGGAAGAGGCGCAGCAGCGCCTTGGCGAATAA
- a CDS encoding TraR/DksA C4-type zinc finger protein codes for MSTTHIRQELSELEANLRKEIGALPQFIEILGAHYANLSLGELIDRLAQSHLAEHPLFCRLNRLDAAFCQLDLGLYGLCSDCETEIEAERLTQDPTEQRCSSCAEHYQHEHRHELRLSH; via the coding sequence GTGAGCACCACCCATATCAGACAAGAATTGTCAGAGCTTGAAGCTAATCTAAGGAAGGAAATCGGCGCGCTCCCTCAGTTTATTGAAATACTTGGGGCGCATTATGCCAACCTCAGCTTAGGCGAGTTAATTGACCGCCTGGCACAGAGTCACCTCGCAGAACATCCGCTATTTTGTCGTTTAAACCGCCTCGATGCCGCCTTCTGTCAACTTGACTTAGGCTTGTACGGCCTATGCTCAGATTGCGAAACCGAAATCGAAGCTGAACGCTTGACCCAAGATCCCACTGAGCAACGTTGCAGCAGCTGCGCCGAGCATTATCAGCATGAGCATCGCCATGAGCTTAGGCTAAGCCATTAA
- the ushA gene encoding bifunctional UDP-sugar hydrolase/5'-nucleotidase UshA, giving the protein MTNKLIKGLIATAVLAALAGCNSDDDNTKVPTTCAEAGSACKTFTVLHTNDNHGRFWENSDGEYGMAARKALIDQIRAEVSKNGGQTLLLSGGDINTGVPESDLQDAIPDFTGMNKIGYDAMAVGNHEFDNPLSVLDMQRRLAEFPMLAANIYRKNAEGGQGERYFEPYKVFDINGLKVAVIGLTTEDTAKIGNPEFISDLIFTDPKVEVAKVIKEIKDAKAADVIFATTHMGHYADGQNGSNAPGDVAMARALNKGDLQVVIGGHSQNPVCMEPGTENKSYADFKPGDDCAPDQQNGTWIMQAHEWGKYVGRADFQYFNGELHLASYKLIPVNMRKLDEAGKKTTELAGTKIEPDAELKELLSYYQEKGQAKLDEVIATTDALLDGERANVRNKQTNLGRMLAMAQSGKVSADFGVMNSGGVRASIQAGDITYRDVLTVQPFGNMVTLNEMTGTEVAAYLGAVGSIQIGSGGYAQITGVKMTIDCAAKTANISEINGKEFSATASYKFTVPSFNAAGGDGYPKLASPIQTGYVDADLLYSFLKEKQAIVAADYNPVGDIVYENSNSVEGCQL; this is encoded by the coding sequence ATGACAAATAAGCTTATTAAAGGACTAATTGCGACTGCAGTGCTGGCTGCGCTAGCAGGTTGTAATAGTGATGATGATAATACTAAAGTACCAACAACCTGTGCCGAAGCGGGCAGTGCTTGTAAAACTTTTACCGTATTACACACCAATGATAACCATGGCCGTTTCTGGGAAAACAGTGATGGCGAATATGGTATGGCAGCGCGTAAAGCGTTAATTGATCAAATTCGTGCTGAAGTCAGCAAGAATGGCGGCCAAACATTATTATTGTCTGGCGGTGATATTAACACTGGCGTACCAGAATCTGATTTACAGGATGCGATTCCTGACTTTACCGGTATGAACAAAATTGGTTACGACGCAATGGCGGTTGGTAACCATGAATTTGACAATCCATTATCTGTATTAGATATGCAGCGTCGTTTAGCCGAATTCCCAATGCTGGCGGCGAACATTTACCGTAAAAATGCTGAGGGTGGTCAAGGTGAACGTTATTTCGAGCCTTACAAAGTGTTCGATATTAACGGTCTTAAAGTGGCTGTGATTGGTTTAACCACCGAAGACACTGCCAAAATCGGTAACCCAGAATTTATCAGCGATTTAATTTTCACCGATCCTAAAGTGGAAGTGGCGAAAGTTATCAAAGAAATTAAAGACGCCAAAGCGGCTGATGTGATCTTCGCAACGACTCACATGGGTCACTATGCCGACGGTCAAAACGGTAGCAACGCCCCTGGCGACGTCGCAATGGCGCGTGCGTTGAATAAAGGCGACTTACAAGTTGTTATCGGTGGTCACTCACAAAACCCAGTGTGTATGGAACCGGGTACTGAAAACAAGTCTTACGCCGACTTCAAACCTGGTGATGACTGCGCGCCAGATCAACAAAACGGCACTTGGATCATGCAAGCTCACGAATGGGGTAAGTATGTTGGCCGTGCGGATTTCCAATACTTCAACGGTGAACTGCATTTAGCCAGCTACAAGCTGATCCCAGTTAACATGCGTAAACTGGACGAAGCAGGTAAGAAAACCACAGAGCTTGCTGGCACTAAGATTGAGCCTGATGCTGAGTTAAAAGAGCTGCTGTCTTACTACCAAGAGAAAGGCCAAGCTAAGTTAGACGAAGTGATTGCGACTACCGATGCGCTGCTCGATGGTGAACGTGCAAACGTACGTAACAAGCAAACCAACTTAGGTCGCATGTTAGCCATGGCACAAAGCGGTAAAGTGTCTGCTGACTTTGGTGTAATGAACTCTGGTGGTGTGCGCGCTTCTATCCAAGCGGGTGACATTACTTACCGTGATGTGCTGACGGTTCAACCTTTCGGCAACATGGTCACCCTGAACGAAATGACGGGTACTGAAGTTGCGGCTTACTTAGGCGCAGTGGGCAGTATCCAAATCGGTTCGGGTGGTTATGCCCAGATCACTGGCGTGAAAATGACCATCGACTGTGCGGCTAAGACGGCTAATATCAGCGAAATCAACGGCAAAGAGTTCAGTGCGACAGCAAGCTATAAGTTCACTGTACCTAGCTTTAACGCTGCTGGTGGCGACGGTTATCCAAAACTGGCTAGCCCAATCCAAACAGGTTATGTAGATGCGGACTTACTCTATTCATTCCTGAAAGAGAAACAAGCAATCGTAGCTGCTGACTACAACCCAGTGGGTGACATTGTTTACGAAAACTCAAATAGTGTTGAAGGCTGTCAGCTGTAA